The Hemicordylus capensis ecotype Gifberg chromosome 6, rHemCap1.1.pri, whole genome shotgun sequence genome window below encodes:
- the LOC128331347 gene encoding uncharacterized protein LOC128331347, producing MSLTGYFVYIQQHSPKNKERKTPPKKMSIRDDEMSNLLDISQDMETVVQAPRPGRATFSLSKSSDPYLIPKDEVFTSQAVRNRVPDGIGQRSDDNIVDLTNTQDGLRNLTESALEEEPEPAPTRLSRLKRKAKSKDVVSHEQHQPGHMAPRDSNVEVQPAYKKPRRAILEPEHEPGLRDVQELNFQDNEFLASMARVTEHIETLIRTRAVAFERKAEAEQHIEQAKRIIRKEMAVISDTSQQLQCLKTRANPVCDFVDRNKKDQPYPVCIQVGGGSASSHQPGGYRNASDSSDKFEPSEESPSGPGPQNAFTEQCETQNGSSLSEASDVGPNATPKERATHSGASRGGLAFDVGPAAGSQQFSSEEAAGISEETPPVDLQFIQRYNRSYARFNGTEMYYEFKFVNLDRVHSFCDALSGMHSAIQRVLDNINNHIEPGDFVQLRLRAPGISNPLYSARRQAGHLNAEAFLSAISNLLQSYAQILADGVLTLAVIVITPPTRSRSQAYKINTL from the exons ATGTCCCTGACTGGGTATTTTGTATATATTCAACAGCACtcaccaaaaaacaaagaaagaaaaacaccaccAAAGAAGATGAGCATAAGGGATGATGAAATGAGCAATCTTCTTGATATCTCTCAAGATATGG AAACTGTTGTTCAAGCCCCTCGgcctgggagagccactttttcgctctcaaaGAGTTCGGACCCATATCTCATTCCAAAGGATGAGGTTTTCACATCACAGGCTGTTAGAAACAGAGTACCtg ATGGCATAGGGCAGAGAAGTGATGATAACATAG TGGACCTGACAAATACCCAGGACGGGTTGCGGAATCTGACTGAGAGTGCTCTAGAGG AAGAACCTGAACCAGCCCCCACACGTCTAAGCAGattgaagagaaaagcaaagagtaagg ATGTAGTATCCCATGAACAGCATCAACCCGGACACATGGCGCCCAGGGACTCCAACGTGGAGGTGCAGCCAGCCTACAAAAAACCCAGAAGGGCTATCCTGGAACCTG aacatgaaCCGGGGCTCCGTGATGTCCAAGAGCTGAACTTCCAAGATAACGAGTTCTTGGCCAGCATGGCACGTGTTACAGAACACATAGAGACATTGATAAGGACTAGGGCTGTGGCTTTTGAACGCAAGGCCGAAGCTGAGCAACACATTGAGCAAGCAAAACGCATCATACGTAAAGAAATGGCCGTGATTAGTGATACTTCACAACAGCTACAATGTCTAAAGACACGTGCAAACCCTGTGTGTGATTTcgtagacagaaataaaaaagatcaaccataccctgtctgcatacaggtggggggagggtccgCATCTAGCCACCAGCCAGGAGGGTATAGGAATGCTTCTGATTCTTCAGACAAATTTGAACCATCCGAGGAGTCACCTAGTGGCCCCGGTCCTCAGAATGCTTTTACTGAACAGTGTGAAACCCAGAATGGGTCCTCTCTAAGTGAGGCTTCTGATGTTGGCCCGaatgccacccccaaagagcgggctacccacagtggagcttctcgaggaggcttggcgttcgatgttggacctgcagctggttcccaacagttctcttctgaagaagcagcaggcatttcTGAAGAAACCCCACCTGTGGATCTTCAGTTTATACAGCGTTATAATAGGAGCTATGCACGCTTTAATGGAACTGAAATGTATTACGAAttcaagtttgtgaatttggacagAGTACACTCCTTTTGTGATGCGCTATCTGGGATGCATTCTGCTATTCAAAGGGTTCTGGATAATATAAACAACcatatagaaccaggggactttGTACAGCTCAGATTGCGAGCGCCAGGGATTTCAAACCCCCTTTACTCAGCAAGGAGACAGGCAGGCCATCTGAACGCTGAGGCATTCCTAAGCGCTATatctaacctgcttcaaagttatgCACAAATTTTAGCTGATGGTGTATTAACACTGGCTGTGATTGTCATCACACCCCCCACGAGGAGCCGGTCGcaggcatataaaatcaatacccTATAG